The Rhodothermales bacterium genome has a segment encoding these proteins:
- a CDS encoding diaminopimelate epimerase, whose translation MPPRTLVVEFTKMSGAGNDFIVIDNRFYHFSEDELSNFAVRYCARRSGVGADGLLALQASEEQHFRMKYVNADGSVGSMCGNGARCLARYAFDAGIQHELLVFETDAGRYEAAVTGDVVRLFVPPHEEFRTVPHDEFGPGRFYIWTGCEHTVVFVDDVAAVDVANEGARLRRGHQPAGTNVNFVQVAGAALKVRTFEKGVEAETLACGTGATASAAVSRLTGRLSGTHIDVHMPGGILGIGFDASGGAKYLEGPAVTVYRGTLEIPV comes from the coding sequence ATGCCGCCGCGAACCCTCGTTGTGGAGTTTACCAAGATGAGTGGCGCCGGGAATGACTTCATCGTAATCGACAACCGGTTCTACCATTTCTCGGAGGACGAGCTGTCGAACTTTGCCGTGCGGTATTGTGCGCGGCGCTCGGGCGTGGGTGCGGACGGTCTGCTGGCGCTCCAGGCCTCCGAGGAGCAGCATTTCCGAATGAAGTACGTCAATGCGGACGGGTCCGTGGGCTCCATGTGCGGAAATGGCGCGCGGTGCCTGGCGCGCTACGCGTTTGATGCCGGCATTCAGCACGAATTGCTCGTGTTTGAGACGGATGCCGGCCGGTATGAGGCCGCGGTGACGGGCGATGTGGTCCGGCTGTTTGTCCCACCGCATGAGGAGTTCAGAACCGTGCCGCATGACGAATTCGGACCCGGTCGCTTCTACATCTGGACCGGTTGCGAGCATACGGTAGTGTTTGTCGACGACGTGGCCGCGGTGGATGTCGCAAACGAGGGCGCACGTCTGCGTCGAGGCCATCAGCCTGCCGGGACGAACGTCAACTTTGTCCAGGTGGCAGGGGCCGCTCTGAAGGTCCGCACCTTTGAGAAAGGGGTCGAGGCTGAGACGTTGGCTTGCGGCACCGGAGCGACGGCCTCCGCGGCGGTGTCCCGCCTCACCGGCCGGCTGTCGGGCACGCACATCGATGTGCATATGCCCGGCGGGATCCTGGGCATTGGGTTCGATGCGAGCGGTGGGGCCAAATACCTCGAGGGTCCCGCCGTAACCGTGTACCGCGGGACCCTCGAAATACCTGTCTGA
- a CDS encoding peptidylprolyl isomerase, translating into MNRLRENTGVVLWILVFAFGVIWVLQDSGGLDVVGFTGNKIAEVNGEAITFEEYNSALDGQMQNYQQQTGESMPPQMLDQTRQRVFDNLVETKLREQEMERLGLAVSDNELIEMVQGADPHPIITLYFGDGSGGVDRALLQNFIENPDARQDWIQIEDYLRQERLREKLDRLVAGSVRISDADVEAEYMRRNRAVDVRFVALRFATIPNDSVSFTDRDLRRFYDDNREEFARERSYTFRYVSVDKDPTPADTAATLEDLDDLRESFVAAADDSTFLTRNGSSRPWTDAYFRPDELEDPIADAIFDNPTPGAVIGPIISGSQAHLIKVIDVRAPEETAVRARHILFRAAEGDDAARAEARTNANDVLRQIRNGADFEEMAREHSSDASASQGGDLGWFGPGRMVPAFEEAAFGARVGRVVGPVETQFGYHLIEVTERATQEARIADFALDLRASVATLNAAQERLDDLQYFAEENGEFEAEAARTGLNPNTVQVEDGSVFIPGIGQSGELSTFLEDADVGDISPVIELNNEFIVGVVEAIQEAGYQPFEEVRSQLEPRVRNQKKAELLQERLQDALNTTGGFEGLAAAVGETERTANSLSYTNMVVPTLGRDPEFVGTALGMQAGETSDVLTGDNGVYVVHVTQVREPSPIADSERETLRQQLLTQRQNRVRAQWIASLKEDSEIVDNRSRVLIN; encoded by the coding sequence ATGAACCGGCTCCGGGAAAACACCGGAGTCGTCCTCTGGATTCTCGTTTTTGCCTTCGGCGTCATCTGGGTGCTCCAGGACTCCGGCGGCCTCGACGTTGTCGGTTTCACCGGTAACAAGATTGCCGAAGTCAACGGCGAAGCGATCACGTTTGAGGAGTACAACTCTGCCCTGGACGGGCAAATGCAGAATTACCAGCAGCAGACGGGCGAGAGCATGCCTCCCCAGATGCTGGACCAGACGCGGCAGCGCGTGTTCGACAATCTTGTCGAGACGAAACTGCGCGAGCAGGAGATGGAGCGTCTGGGCCTGGCCGTTTCCGACAACGAGCTGATCGAAATGGTGCAGGGTGCAGACCCGCATCCCATCATTACGCTCTATTTCGGTGACGGATCAGGTGGCGTTGATCGCGCCCTCCTGCAGAACTTTATCGAGAACCCGGACGCCCGCCAGGACTGGATCCAGATTGAGGACTACCTGCGCCAGGAGCGCCTGCGTGAGAAACTGGACCGCCTGGTGGCCGGCAGCGTGCGGATCTCCGACGCCGACGTCGAGGCCGAGTACATGCGCCGCAACCGCGCGGTCGATGTGCGCTTCGTAGCGCTGCGCTTCGCGACAATCCCCAACGATTCCGTGTCGTTCACGGACCGGGACCTGCGCCGGTTCTATGACGACAACCGCGAGGAATTCGCCCGTGAGCGCTCCTACACGTTCCGGTATGTCTCGGTTGACAAGGACCCCACGCCGGCCGACACGGCCGCGACGCTGGAGGATCTGGATGACCTCCGCGAATCGTTTGTCGCGGCAGCTGACGATTCCACATTCCTCACGCGCAACGGCTCCTCCCGGCCCTGGACGGACGCGTATTTCCGTCCGGACGAGCTCGAAGACCCGATTGCCGATGCGATCTTCGACAATCCGACCCCGGGTGCTGTCATCGGGCCCATCATTTCCGGCAGTCAGGCCCACCTGATCAAGGTGATTGATGTGCGGGCTCCGGAAGAGACAGCCGTGCGGGCGCGCCACATCCTGTTCCGCGCCGCGGAAGGAGATGACGCGGCACGCGCCGAGGCGCGCACCAACGCCAACGATGTGCTTCGCCAGATCCGGAACGGAGCGGACTTCGAGGAAATGGCTCGCGAGCATTCCTCCGACGCCTCGGCGTCCCAGGGCGGCGATCTCGGCTGGTTCGGACCGGGTCGCATGGTCCCTGCGTTTGAGGAGGCTGCATTTGGCGCTCGCGTAGGACGCGTCGTAGGCCCGGTCGAGACGCAATTCGGCTACCACCTCATCGAAGTAACCGAGCGTGCCACGCAGGAAGCCAGGATCGCCGACTTCGCGCTGGACCTTCGCGCTTCAGTCGCCACGCTCAACGCCGCACAGGAACGGCTGGACGACCTCCAGTATTTCGCTGAAGAGAACGGCGAATTCGAGGCAGAGGCAGCCCGCACCGGTCTGAACCCCAACACCGTACAGGTTGAAGACGGCTCCGTATTCATCCCGGGTATCGGGCAGAGTGGCGAACTTTCGACCTTCCTGGAGGATGCCGACGTCGGAGACATCAGCCCCGTGATCGAGCTCAACAACGAGTTTATCGTCGGTGTCGTCGAGGCCATTCAGGAGGCCGGCTACCAGCCTTTCGAGGAGGTACGCTCGCAGCTTGAGCCGCGCGTGCGGAACCAGAAGAAGGCCGAGCTGCTGCAGGAACGACTGCAGGACGCGCTGAACACGACCGGTGGCTTTGAGGGCCTGGCCGCCGCCGTGGGTGAAACCGAGCGCACCGCGAACAGCCTCTCATACACCAACATGGTGGTACCGACGCTGGGCCGCGATCCCGAATTCGTGGGCACCGCCCTCGGCATGCAGGCGGGTGAAACGTCTGACGTGCTGACGGGCGACAACGGCGTCTATGTGGTGCACGTTACCCAGGTACGGGAGCCCTCCCCCATCGCCGACAGCGAGCGGGAAACGCTGCGCCAACAGCTGCTGACCCAGCGTCAGAACCGCGTGCGGGCCCAGTGGATTGCTTCCCTGAAGGAGGACTCCGAGATCGTGGACAATCGCAGCCGGGTGCTCATCAACTAG
- a CDS encoding FliA/WhiG family RNA polymerase sigma factor, which produces MARDLQSHAVRYTEEPTPRNREAVVMAAVPLVRSIVGRLSVPDHPLASRDDLENVGLLGLLQALDGYDPERGTPFVSYAYGRIRGALVDYLRSIDALPRERRRRLAEAHRAMDTLRQVLGDEPTDGDVADYLGISLTDYHTLLRDAQCRFSLSLHAPIDKEGDQTIIESIPNEETFEAFEKIDRQSLKDYIQTLINDLPEREQTIIALYYFENLTLREIAGLMDRTEARISQILGKVLVQLRSHLQKMGNRAA; this is translated from the coding sequence ATGGCCCGAGATCTTCAGAGTCACGCAGTCCGATACACGGAAGAACCGACGCCCCGGAACCGGGAAGCGGTTGTCATGGCCGCCGTGCCGCTGGTACGGTCCATCGTCGGGAGGCTCAGCGTTCCGGACCACCCGTTGGCCTCCCGTGACGACCTCGAGAACGTCGGGTTGCTCGGCCTGCTTCAGGCCCTGGACGGCTACGACCCCGAACGCGGCACGCCCTTCGTCTCGTACGCCTACGGCCGCATCCGCGGCGCCCTCGTCGACTACCTGCGAAGCATTGATGCGCTCCCCCGTGAACGGCGTCGCCGACTGGCGGAAGCCCACCGCGCCATGGACACCCTGCGCCAGGTTCTGGGCGACGAGCCGACCGACGGCGACGTGGCGGACTACCTGGGCATCTCTCTTACCGACTATCACACACTGCTGCGGGACGCACAGTGCCGGTTCTCCCTGTCGCTGCACGCTCCGATCGACAAGGAAGGAGACCAGACCATCATCGAGTCCATTCCGAACGAGGAAACGTTCGAGGCCTTCGAAAAGATTGACCGCCAGAGCCTGAAAGACTACATACAGACGCTGATCAACGACCTGCCGGAGCGTGAGCAGACGATCATCGCCCTGTACTACTTCGAGAATCTGACGCTTCGCGAAATCGCCGGGCTGATGGACCGTACGGAGGCCCGCATCTCCCAGATTCTGGGCAAGGTGCTGGTGCAGTTGCGGTCCCATCTTCAGAAAATGGGAAATCGGGCAGCGTAG
- a CDS encoding P-loop NTPase codes for MRDRTPHEPTVLAVVSGKGGVGKSLLAVNLAVTWSREGRSVALVDADAGQGSCAYLLGHSRSVSLIAPPEGLHDQDEALSLLDLELARARTAYDLVVIDAPAGIGPGVRWAMDRADASLLVLVDEPTAAADAYALCKLVWTRDPAYPLAGAVNMADSEIDAGGVISRFSALTTHFLDRKILYAGWVPFSGTIRSSVRQQIPAVLTDSHAEHAFVDLARRVRCGVFQTLAPLAMN; via the coding sequence ATGCGTGACCGCACGCCTCACGAGCCGACTGTGCTGGCCGTAGTCAGCGGGAAGGGCGGCGTCGGCAAGAGTCTGCTTGCCGTGAACCTGGCCGTGACATGGTCCCGGGAGGGACGGTCCGTCGCGCTGGTTGATGCCGACGCAGGCCAGGGTTCATGCGCCTATCTGCTCGGACACAGTCGCAGTGTCAGCCTGATCGCGCCCCCGGAGGGCCTTCACGATCAGGACGAGGCGCTGAGTTTGCTGGATCTGGAATTGGCCAGGGCCCGCACCGCATACGACCTCGTTGTCATCGACGCCCCGGCCGGGATTGGCCCGGGAGTTCGGTGGGCCATGGACCGGGCAGACGCCAGCCTGCTGGTGCTCGTGGATGAGCCCACCGCAGCTGCGGATGCCTATGCCCTGTGCAAGCTTGTATGGACCCGCGACCCGGCCTATCCGCTTGCCGGAGCGGTCAACATGGCGGATTCGGAAATCGACGCTGGAGGCGTGATTTCGCGGTTTTCTGCCCTCACTACACACTTTCTTGACCGGAAGATTCTGTATGCCGGCTGGGTACCATTTTCCGGGACCATCCGGTCTTCCGTCCGGCAGCAGATCCCGGCCGTACTCACGGACTCTCACGCAGAACACGCGTTTGTGGACCTCGCACGCCGGGTTCGCTGCGGCGTCTTTCAAACACTCGCTCCCCTCGCGATGAACTGA
- the flhA gene encoding flagellar biosynthesis protein FlhA produces MATAAPQILPEDADKKGANVEAIIATTLVSILLVLVIPLPNFMLDLLLATNIAISLSVLLTAFYAERPLDFAVFPGLLLVTTLFRLSLNVASTRLILSQGNAGALIQAFGDFVVAGNYVVGTIIFLVLVIINFIVITKGSGRIAEVAARFTLDALPGKQMAIDADLNAGLIDDDTARKRRDEVGREADFYGAMDGASKFVRGDAIAGLIITAINIIGGLIIGIAQLNMSAADAAQTFVLLSIGDGLVSQIPALLISTAAGIIVSRASGSGNLASEFKLQLFNRPFPLLITGGFLAVLGLIPGLPLIPFWLLAAVTLTMGQRKLKEEREAQAREAARIEAPAEEEEEEDKPSDLLLVDPLELEIGYALIPIVDPNQAGDLLERVRLLRQQLAMELGIVVPPIRIRDNVALGSNKYVIKLKGNPIAEGEVLPGYHLALVPEDPGQMPPGVEVTDPTFGLPAIWISERHLPEAERMGLSLVEAPAVVTTHLLEILRKSAYQLLDRQEVKKLIDKVQETAPALVEELVPDQLSVGSIQKVLKRLLRESVPIRDLVSILEALADNIQATKNIDVLTEYVRAALSPTITRQFADETNIVRALVLEPSVEQELLQRAKTGELHAGTLGLPAERAEALVESARLFAREMLAEGHTPILLASPVLRPTLFAFLAPMIQEIVVLSYHDLLSDVQVDIVGQVTFDEMDAVPV; encoded by the coding sequence TTGGCAACCGCCGCACCCCAAATACTGCCAGAAGACGCCGATAAGAAGGGCGCAAACGTCGAGGCCATCATCGCCACGACGCTGGTCAGCATCCTGCTGGTGCTGGTCATCCCGCTGCCCAACTTCATGCTGGACCTGCTGCTGGCGACCAACATCGCCATCAGCCTTTCCGTCCTGTTGACGGCATTTTATGCCGAGCGCCCGCTGGACTTTGCCGTCTTCCCGGGACTGCTGCTGGTCACGACGCTCTTCCGGTTGTCGCTCAACGTGGCTTCCACACGCCTGATTCTGAGCCAGGGCAATGCCGGAGCGCTCATCCAGGCGTTCGGAGATTTCGTGGTGGCCGGCAACTACGTGGTCGGTACCATCATCTTTCTGGTGCTGGTGATCATCAACTTCATCGTGATCACCAAGGGTTCCGGTCGCATCGCAGAGGTCGCGGCCCGGTTCACGCTGGATGCCCTGCCGGGCAAGCAGATGGCGATTGACGCCGACCTGAACGCGGGCCTGATTGACGACGACACGGCGCGCAAGCGCCGCGACGAGGTGGGCCGGGAGGCGGACTTCTACGGCGCCATGGACGGTGCGTCCAAGTTCGTGCGTGGCGACGCCATCGCCGGCCTCATCATCACGGCCATCAACATCATCGGCGGCCTGATCATCGGCATCGCCCAGCTCAACATGTCGGCGGCCGATGCGGCTCAGACCTTCGTGCTGCTGTCGATCGGTGACGGCCTCGTCTCACAGATTCCGGCCCTCCTGATCTCCACTGCGGCCGGTATCATCGTTTCTCGGGCAAGCGGCTCCGGCAATCTGGCCAGCGAGTTCAAGCTGCAGCTGTTCAACCGTCCGTTCCCCTTGCTGATCACCGGCGGGTTTCTCGCGGTGCTGGGGCTGATCCCCGGTTTGCCGCTCATCCCGTTTTGGCTCCTTGCCGCCGTGACCCTCACCATGGGCCAGCGCAAGCTGAAGGAGGAACGGGAAGCCCAGGCCCGGGAGGCCGCCAGGATCGAGGCTCCCGCAGAGGAAGAGGAAGAGGAAGACAAGCCGTCCGATCTGCTCCTGGTCGACCCGCTGGAGCTTGAGATCGGCTATGCCCTGATTCCGATCGTCGACCCCAACCAGGCCGGCGACCTCCTGGAACGGGTTCGCCTGCTGCGCCAGCAGTTGGCCATGGAGCTGGGCATTGTCGTGCCGCCGATTCGCATCCGCGACAACGTGGCGCTGGGCTCCAACAAATACGTCATCAAACTCAAGGGCAACCCGATCGCCGAGGGCGAGGTCCTGCCCGGCTACCACCTGGCGCTGGTCCCCGAGGATCCGGGGCAAATGCCGCCGGGCGTCGAGGTGACCGATCCGACCTTCGGCCTGCCTGCCATCTGGATTTCGGAGCGGCACCTGCCTGAAGCCGAGCGCATGGGCCTGTCGCTGGTCGAAGCCCCGGCGGTCGTGACGACCCATCTTCTGGAGATCCTTCGCAAGTCGGCGTACCAGCTACTTGACCGTCAGGAGGTCAAGAAACTCATCGACAAGGTGCAGGAAACCGCGCCGGCGCTGGTCGAGGAACTCGTGCCCGATCAGCTGTCCGTTGGCTCCATCCAGAAAGTACTCAAGCGGCTGCTCCGCGAGTCGGTGCCGATCCGCGATCTGGTCTCGATCCTGGAAGCCCTGGCAGACAACATCCAGGCGACCAAGAATATCGACGTGCTGACCGAGTACGTGCGTGCGGCGCTCTCCCCCACCATCACCCGTCAGTTCGCCGACGAGACCAACATCGTTCGGGCGCTGGTACTGGAACCCTCCGTGGAGCAGGAGCTGCTGCAGCGAGCCAAAACCGGCGAACTGCACGCGGGCACGCTGGGACTGCCTGCCGAGCGCGCGGAAGCACTGGTAGAGTCTGCCCGCCTGTTTGCCCGCGAGATGCTGGCCGAAGGGCACACTCCCATTCTTCTGGCCTCCCCGGTCCTGCGACCCACCCTGTTTGCTTTCCTGGCGCCCATGATTCAGGAAATCGTGGTGCTCTCCTACCACGATCTCCTGTCGGATGTGCAGGTCGACATCGTCGGCCAGGTGACGTTCGATGAGATGGACGCCGTACCTGTCTGA
- a CDS encoding EscU/YscU/HrcU family type III secretion system export apparatus switch protein, with protein MADRSDKIFDPTPQRLKKAREDGNLFKSQDVTSIALLLAGMTMITAFLPRAFESLKLLSGNLFLASATTEVNLQAIPGILQDSGMQVVMILGPFVGVLFITSVGIQAAQSGLNLTMKPLEPKPDKISPLKGLQRIFSAQGAFNTGKAVLKIAVVGPVAWQYIAARMEEILMLPALTIEQVMAMAGQWMMIMVFQLLIVLILLSAIDAAFEKWRYKRDLKMSKQEIKDENRESQGDPHVKSRRRQLAMEMKRRPRLDHAILKADVVVTNPTHFAVMLRYNPEESPAPLVLAKGVRKRALRIKALAREFDVPMVEDRPLARALYHTVEEMAEIPADLYPAVATILAEIYRQQQREL; from the coding sequence ATGGCGGATCGGTCCGACAAGATTTTTGATCCCACACCGCAACGGCTCAAGAAGGCGCGGGAAGACGGCAACCTCTTCAAGAGTCAGGACGTGACGTCCATCGCCCTACTCCTGGCAGGCATGACCATGATCACGGCCTTCCTGCCTCGGGCTTTTGAATCACTGAAGTTGCTGTCCGGCAACCTGTTTCTGGCCTCGGCAACGACCGAGGTCAATCTGCAGGCCATTCCCGGGATCCTGCAGGATTCGGGCATGCAGGTGGTGATGATCCTTGGACCCTTCGTGGGCGTGCTGTTCATCACCTCGGTCGGCATTCAGGCGGCCCAGAGCGGCCTGAATCTCACAATGAAGCCGCTGGAGCCGAAGCCCGACAAGATCTCTCCGCTCAAGGGCCTGCAACGCATTTTCTCTGCCCAGGGAGCGTTCAATACCGGCAAGGCCGTGCTCAAGATCGCGGTGGTCGGTCCCGTGGCCTGGCAGTACATCGCCGCCCGCATGGAGGAGATCCTGATGCTTCCGGCTCTGACCATCGAGCAGGTCATGGCCATGGCCGGCCAGTGGATGATGATCATGGTGTTCCAGCTTCTGATTGTCCTGATCCTGCTTTCCGCCATCGACGCGGCCTTCGAGAAGTGGCGCTACAAGCGCGACCTCAAGATGAGCAAGCAGGAAATCAAGGACGAGAACCGTGAGAGCCAGGGAGATCCTCACGTGAAGTCCCGCAGGCGCCAGCTGGCCATGGAAATGAAACGCCGGCCGCGTCTGGACCATGCCATCCTGAAGGCCGATGTGGTGGTCACCAACCCGACCCACTTTGCCGTCATGCTCCGGTACAATCCGGAAGAGTCCCCTGCGCCACTCGTCCTGGCCAAGGGCGTGCGCAAACGCGCGCTGCGCATCAAGGCACTCGCCCGCGAATTCGACGTGCCCATGGTCGAGGACCGGCCCTTGGCCCGGGCTTTGTACCACACCGTCGAAGAGATGGCCGAGATCCCCGCGGACCTGTATCCCGCAGTGGCAACCATCCTGGCTGAAATCTACCGACAGCAGCAGCGCGAACTCTGA
- the fliR gene encoding flagellar biosynthetic protein FliR: MRPEELLDPVRIAAIFLIFVRVGAMMTAAPVFGHKSIPTKVRLLLAIMLSWVVVGFVSLPPAHLIARPLGLVVAIGIELLTGLVIGFAAQFLFWGVQYATDVLGFQMGLAMAAVFDPTTNANTNPLGRIVMMVFLLVFIMLDGHHMLLQALVISFEAIPLAGSEIEASGPHLLAMAGGLFSTGLRIASPFMVTFFLVESAMGIFARVVPQADLFSLGMPIKLLIGLSLAVMFVQNLIPLAPELTDAAMAAVLDMIDALR, translated from the coding sequence GTGAGACCGGAAGAACTACTCGATCCGGTCCGGATCGCGGCCATCTTCCTGATTTTCGTCCGCGTGGGCGCAATGATGACGGCTGCGCCGGTGTTTGGGCACAAGTCCATTCCGACCAAGGTGCGTCTGCTGCTGGCGATCATGCTCTCCTGGGTAGTGGTGGGCTTCGTCAGCCTGCCTCCTGCCCACTTGATTGCTCGGCCGCTCGGGCTGGTCGTGGCCATTGGTATCGAGCTGCTTACCGGTCTCGTGATCGGCTTTGCTGCCCAGTTCCTGTTCTGGGGTGTGCAATACGCTACCGACGTGCTTGGCTTCCAGATGGGACTGGCGATGGCAGCTGTGTTCGATCCGACGACAAATGCCAATACCAACCCGCTCGGCCGCATCGTGATGATGGTGTTCCTGTTGGTGTTCATCATGCTCGACGGGCACCACATGCTCCTGCAGGCTTTGGTCATCTCGTTTGAGGCGATCCCGCTTGCCGGGTCCGAAATCGAAGCCTCCGGACCGCATTTGTTGGCGATGGCGGGAGGATTGTTTTCGACCGGACTGCGCATCGCGAGTCCATTCATGGTCACCTTCTTCCTGGTCGAATCCGCCATGGGCATTTTTGCCCGGGTGGTCCCGCAAGCCGACCTCTTCTCCCTCGGCATGCCCATCAAGCTTTTGATCGGCCTGAGCCTCGCCGTCATGTTCGTGCAGAACCTGATTCCCCTGGCTCCGGAGCTGACGGACGCAGCCATGGCTGCGGTGCTTGACATGATCGACGCCCTGCGCTGA
- the fliQ gene encoding flagellar biosynthesis protein FliQ, translating into MNVDVALYWIQQSMQLAVMLAGPLLVAALAVGICVSLFQAITSMQEMTLSYIPKIVIVGGVLLALTPWMLEMMTDFATRVFQFIPSVSQ; encoded by the coding sequence ATGAATGTTGATGTTGCCCTCTATTGGATCCAGCAATCCATGCAGCTGGCGGTGATGCTCGCCGGCCCCCTGCTGGTAGCCGCGCTTGCCGTCGGTATTTGCGTGTCACTCTTTCAAGCCATCACCTCCATGCAGGAGATGACCCTGAGCTACATCCCGAAGATTGTCATTGTCGGGGGTGTGCTGCTGGCGTTGACACCGTGGATGCTGGAGATGATGACCGACTTCGCCACGCGCGTCTTCCAGTTCATCCCAAGCGTTTCCCAGTGA
- the fliP gene encoding flagellar type III secretion system pore protein FliP (The bacterial flagellar biogenesis protein FliP forms a type III secretion system (T3SS)-type pore required for flagellar assembly.): MSRVRFLSLLFALFLALPVESALARQVELPPAVDQAAFQQVLQAAGQQAQDLTGQIQDAATQAAAQAGAQAGGNTPTTRQANGPSGALSRLPSVQLGDPDGEGYALPIQLLLLLTVLSLAPAIVILMTSFTRLVVVLGILRQAMGTAQSPPTQVLIGLALFLTMFIMAPVFSEIHRDALDPYMNGAISQQEAFDRASVPIKRFMLSQTRQKDLTLFMDMAGINSFQNGGETPFYVLVPAYVISELRIAFQIGFMIFLPFLIVDLIVASVLMSMGMMMLPPVMISLPMKLLLFVLADGWYLIVQSVVSAYLGA, translated from the coding sequence ATGTCGCGAGTTCGCTTCCTCTCGCTCCTGTTTGCGCTGTTCCTCGCATTGCCGGTCGAATCGGCACTGGCACGACAGGTGGAACTGCCGCCTGCGGTAGACCAGGCTGCCTTCCAGCAGGTCCTTCAGGCTGCCGGACAGCAGGCGCAAGACCTCACCGGTCAGATCCAGGACGCGGCCACGCAGGCCGCCGCTCAGGCTGGCGCACAAGCCGGCGGCAACACCCCGACCACCAGACAGGCCAACGGCCCGTCCGGTGCGCTTTCGAGATTGCCCTCCGTGCAGCTTGGAGACCCGGACGGCGAGGGCTACGCCCTGCCCATACAGCTGCTACTGCTGCTGACGGTCCTTTCGCTGGCGCCCGCCATCGTCATTCTGATGACCAGCTTCACCCGGCTTGTGGTGGTTCTGGGCATCCTTCGTCAGGCCATGGGCACGGCCCAGTCGCCACCTACCCAGGTGCTCATCGGCCTCGCCCTCTTCCTGACCATGTTCATCATGGCTCCGGTCTTCAGCGAAATCCATCGCGACGCCCTGGATCCCTACATGAACGGCGCCATCTCCCAGCAGGAGGCCTTTGACCGCGCCTCGGTGCCCATCAAGCGGTTCATGCTCTCCCAAACCCGCCAGAAGGACCTGACGCTCTTCATGGACATGGCGGGCATCAACAGTTTCCAGAACGGCGGCGAAACCCCGTTCTACGTCCTGGTGCCGGCCTACGTGATCAGCGAACTGCGGATCGCTTTTCAGATCGGCTTCATGATTTTCCTGCCCTTCCTCATCGTCGACCTGATCGTCGCATCGGTGCTCATGTCGATGGGCATGATGATGCTTCCACCGGTAATGATCTCGCTGCCGATGAAGCTCCTTCTGTTTGTGCTGGCCGACGGCTGGTACCTCATCGTGCAATCCGTTGTTAGCGCCTACCTCGGCGCCTGA
- a CDS encoding FliO/MopB family protein — MRTNFPPTGDAPSPRDSLRRALFLSILLVIVWTAIAFLPDPTEQAASTLPVDTELVTESPSIDEAETPFAADPSLIGPGYMLVIVLLAAGGLWALWLRQKKRPGGPHGHLQDIGRFRLGTSQEVRLVRCSDEVLLLGVSSGQISLLKAYPASQFPGPEMTTAPPESPAEPSWTTSLSRAARAMVTPKPKQRAEPPLALPDDPDIEIPEWTVATASAISDGPDFMHVLKRYSGKKTYKANTLYPPTGASN, encoded by the coding sequence ATGCGCACAAACTTTCCGCCCACCGGAGATGCGCCGTCACCCCGTGACAGCCTTCGCCGCGCGCTGTTTCTGAGTATTCTTCTGGTCATTGTCTGGACGGCTATCGCCTTCCTGCCTGACCCGACCGAGCAGGCCGCTTCCACCCTGCCTGTCGATACCGAACTCGTCACCGAGTCGCCCTCGATCGACGAGGCGGAGACCCCCTTCGCTGCCGACCCCAGTTTGATCGGCCCCGGCTACATGCTGGTCATTGTGCTGCTTGCAGCGGGTGGCCTGTGGGCCCTCTGGCTGCGGCAGAAGAAGCGCCCCGGCGGGCCTCACGGACACCTCCAGGACATCGGGCGCTTCCGTCTGGGAACCAGTCAGGAGGTACGTCTGGTCCGCTGCTCCGATGAGGTCCTGCTTCTCGGTGTGAGCTCCGGCCAGATCTCACTGCTGAAGGCGTACCCCGCCAGCCAGTTTCCGGGACCGGAGATGACGACAGCACCGCCGGAATCACCGGCCGAGCCGTCCTGGACCACCTCACTCTCGCGCGCCGCCCGCGCCATGGTCACACCGAAGCCGAAGCAGCGCGCCGAGCCACCGCTGGCCCTGCCCGACGACCCGGACATCGAAATCCCCGAATGGACCGTCGCCACAGCATCAGCCATTTCGGACGGCCCCGACTTCATGCACGTGCTCAAGCGCTATTCCGGCAAGAAGACCTACAAGGCCAACACCCTCTACCCTCCCACCGGAGCCAGCAATTGA